The following coding sequences are from one Eucalyptus grandis isolate ANBG69807.140 chromosome 11, ASM1654582v1, whole genome shotgun sequence window:
- the LOC120289390 gene encoding hevamine-A-like, producing the protein MPSPPPSTPSLSLLLLLFSSSLIGASHGGGIAIYWGQNGNEGTLTSTCATGKYAYVNLAFLYKFGGGQTPQINLAGHCEPTSGGCSSISNDIRSCQNQGIKVMLSLGGGAGSYSLASQADARNVADYLWNNFLGGTSSSRPLGDAVLDGIDFDIELGSTNYWDDLARYLSDYSKQGKKVYLTAAPQCPYPDSHLGAALNTGLFDYVWVQFYNNPPCQYSSGDISKLTSSWSNWVASINAEKMFLGLPASTEAAGSGYVPPNVLTSQILPVIKQSAKYGGVMLWSKYYDDKNGYSDSIKSSV; encoded by the coding sequence ATGCCAAGCCCACCTCCATCCACACcatccctctccctcctcttacTTCTCTTCAGCTCATCTCTCATCGGAGCCTCTCATGGCGGCGGGATTGCCATTTACTGGGGCCAAAACGGTAACGAAGGTACCCTCACCAGTACATGTGCCACCGGCAAATACGCCTACGTAAACCTCGCATTCCTCTACAAGTTCGGCGGTGGCCAGACCCCGCAAATCAACCTTGCAGGCCACTGTGAGCCCACCTCAGGTGGCTGCTCCAGCATAAGCAACGACATTCGGAGCTGCCAGAATCAGGGCATCAAGGTGATGCTCTCGCTAGGCGGTGGTGCTGGGAGCTACTCATTGGCATCTCAGGCCGATGCAAGGAACGTAGCAGACTATCTGTGGAACAATTTCTTGGGCGGCACATCAAGTTCTCGTCCACTAGGAGATGCAGTCTTGGACGGCATCGATTTCGATATTGAACTTGGGTCTACCAACTATTGGGATGATCTTGCCCGTTATTTATCAGACTATAGCAAGCAAGGAAAAAAGGTGTACTTAACGGCAGCTCCTCAGTGCCCATATCCCGATAGTCATTTGGGGGCTGCCCTTAACACTGGTCTTTTCGACTACGTCTGGGTACAGTTTTACAATAACCCTCCATGTCAATATAGCTCGGGGGATATTAGCAAGCTCACAAGTTCTTGGAGCAACTGGGTTGCTTCCATAAACGCCGAGAAGATGTTCTTAGGCCTGCCAGCGTCCACGGAAGCAGCAGGAAGTGGGTATGTTCCACCAAACGTGTTGACTTCTCAGATACTTCCCGTCATAAAGCAGTCAGCAAAATACGGAGGCGTAATGCTGTGGTCAAAGTACTATGATGATAAGAATGGTTACAGTGACTCCATTAAGAGTAGTGTGTGA
- the LOC120289392 gene encoding protein CURVATURE THYLAKOID 1A, chloroplastic-like produces MEAAYAAAGGSGSPLPTASTRRFSLTTPSRRRCVLPRPSPRRSCSSLRLVSDSNRIKSVQIKASSEETSSPVEVGEMFADLKEKWDAIEDKSTVFLYGGGAIVAVWLSSIVVEAINSVPLLPNVMEVVGLGYTGWFVYRYLLFKSSRKELASDIKALKKKIAVNI; encoded by the exons ATGGAAGCAGCTTATGCAGCTGCAGGAGGTTCGGGTTCGCCGTTGCCGACCGCGTCAACGCGACGCTTCTCCTTGACGACGCCTTCGCGCCGCCGCTGCGTCTTGCCCCGCCCGTCACCCCGTCGGTCATGCTCGTCGCTTAGACTTGTCTCAg ATTCCAACAGGATCAAGTCTGTCCAGATCAAAGCTTCTTCTGAAGAGACATCTAGTCCTGTTGAAGTTGGAGAGATGTTTGCTGACTTGAAGGAGAAG TGGGATGCTATTGAAGACAAATCCACAGTCTTCCTATATGGTGGTGGAGCAATAGTTGCTGTTTGGCTGTCATCCATTGTAGTTGAGGCTATCAACTCGGTCCCTTTG CTGCCAAACGTCATGGAGGTGGTAGGTCTTGGATACACAGGATGGTTTGTCTACAGATATTTGCTCTTTAAG TCAAGCAGAAAGGAATTGGCCAGTGATATTAAAgcgttgaagaaaaagattgctGTAAATATATAA